From Salmo salar chromosome ssa04, Ssal_v3.1, whole genome shotgun sequence, one genomic window encodes:
- the LOC100194564 gene encoding glycogen phosphorylase, muscle form yields the protein MSKPLSDHDRKKQISVRGLAGVENVAELKVAFNRHLHFTLVKDRNVASKRDYYFALANTVRDHLVGRWIRTQQYYYEKDPKRVYYISLEFYMGRTLQNTMVNLALENACDEAIYQLGLDMEELEDMEEDAGLGNGGLGRLAACFLDSMASLGLAAYGYGIRYEFGIFNQKIVNGWQVEEADDWLRYGNPWEKARPEYMRPVKFYGRTEHTPEGVKWVDTQVVLALPYDTPIPGYRNNIVNTMRLWSAKAPCDFNLKDFNVGGYIQAVLDRNLCENISRVLYPNDNFFEGKELRLKQEYFVVAATLQDIVRRFKASKFGSREIVRTDFAQLPNKVAIQLNDTHPAMAIPELMRVLVDEEKLEWDKAWDVCVRTCAYTNHTVLPEALERWPIDLFHHLLPRHLEIIYEINRRFLQYVASKFPGDNDRLRRMSLIEEGECKKVNMAHMCIVGSHAVNGVARIHSEILVATLFKDFYELDPHKFQNKTNGITPRRWLVMCNPGLAEVIAERIGEEFVRDLDQLKKLLKFIDDDAFIRDIAKVKQENKLKFAVHLEEHYKVKINPQSMFDFQVKRIHEYKRQLLNCLHMITYYNRIKKEPNKHWTPRTIMVGGKAAPGYHTAKMIIRLITAIGEVVNHDPVIGDRLKVIFLENYRVTLAEKAIPSADLSEQISTAGTEASGTGNMKFMLNGALTIGTMDGANVEMAEEAGEKNLFIFGMRVEEVDAMDAGKGYHASEYYNRIPELKQAMDQISGGFFSHKQPDLFKELVDLLMHHDRFKVFADYEAYIKSQDKVNELYKKPKEWTKMVIHNIAGCGKFSSDRTISQYAREIWGMEPSLEKIPAPDEQLK from the exons ATGTCAAAACCGTTGTCAGATCACGATAGAAAGAAGCAGATCTCCGTGAGAGGTCTTGCTGGTGTGGAAAATGTGGCAGAACTGAAGGTCGCTTTCAACAGGCATCTCCATTTTACGCTGGTCAAGGACAGAAATGTGGCATCCAAACGGGATTACTACTTTGCTCTCGCCAACACCGTGCGTGACCACTTGGTGGGCAGGTGGATCAGAACCCAGCAATACTACTATGAGAAAGATCCCAAA CGTGTGTACTACATCTCCCTGGAGTTCTACATGGGTCGCACCCTGCAGAACACCATGGTGAACCTGGCGCTGGAAAACGCCTGTGATGAGGCCATATACCAG CTGGGTCTGGACATGGAGGAGCTGGAGGACATGGAGGAGGACGCAGGCCTGGGAAACGGTGGTCTTGGACGTCTTGCCG CCTGCTTCCTGGACTCTATGGCTTCTCTGGGTCTGGCTGCGTATGGCTACGGTATCCGCTATGAGTTTGGCATCTTTAACCAGAAGATCGTCAATGGATGGCAG GTTGAGGAGGCTGATGACTGGCTGCGTTACGGCAACCCCTGGGAGAAGGCCCGACCCGAGTACATGCGCCCCGTCAAGTTCTATGGCAGAACCGAGCACACCCCAGAGGGTGTGAAATGGGTTGACACTCAG GTAGTGTTGGCTCTGCCATATGACACCCCTATCCCCGGGTACAGAAACAACATTGTCAACACCATGAGACTGTGGTCTGCAAAGGCCCCATGCGACTTCAACCTGAAAGACT TCAACGTTGGTGGGTACATTCAGGCTGTGTTGGACAGAAACCTATGCGAGAACATTTCCCGTGTGCTGTACCCCAATGATAAC TTCTTTGAGGGCAAGGAGCTGCGTCTGAAGCAGGAGTACTTTGTGGTGGCCGCCACCCTTCAGGACATCGTCCGTCGTTTCAAGGCCTCTAAGTTTGGCTCCAGAGAGATCGTCCGCACAGACTTCGCCCAGCTGCCCAACAAA GTTGCCATCCAGCTGAATGACACTCACCCTGCCATGGCCATTCCTGAGCTGATGAGGGTACTGGTTGATGAGGAGAAGCTGGAGTGGGACAAG GCCTGGGACGTGTGTGTCCGTACCTGTGCCTACACAAACCACACCGTGCTGCCTGAGGCCCTGGAGCGCTGGCCCATTGACCTGTTCCATCACCTGCTGCCCCGTCACCTGGAGATTATCTACGAGATCAACCGTCGCTTCCTGCAG TACGTCGCCTCGAAGTTCCCTGGCGACAACGACCGTCTGCGCCGCATGTCCCTGATTGAGGAGGGAGAATGCAAGAAAGTCAACATGGCTCATATGTGTATCGTTGGATCCCATGCTGTCAACGGCGTGGCCCGCATCCACTCGGAGATCCTCGTCGCCACTCT GTTCAAGGACTTTTATGAGTTGGACCCACACAAGTTCCAGAACAAGACCAATGGCATCACCCCCCGTCGCTGGCTGGTTATGTGCAACCCCGGCTTGGCTGAGGTCATCGCAGAG AGAATTGGAGAGGAGTTTGTCCGTGACCTTGACCAGCTGAAGAAACTGTTGAAGTTCATTGATGATGATGCTTTCATCCGTGACATAGCCAAAGTCAAGCAG GAGAACAAGCTGAAGTTCGCTGTGCACCTGGAAGAACACTACAAAGTAAAGATCAACCCCCAGTCCATGTTTGACTTCCAAGTCAAAAGAATCCACGAGTACAAGAGACAGCTGCTCAACTGTCTGCACATGATCACCTACTACAACC gTATCAAGAAGGAGCCAAACAAGCACTGGACCCCAAGAACCATCATGGTCGGAGGAAAG gCTGCCCCAGGCTACCACACAGCCAAGATGATCATTCGTCTCATCACCGCTATCGGTGAGGTTGTCAACCACGACCCCGTGATCGGCGACCGCCTCAAAGTCATCTTCTTGGAGAACTACAGAGTCACCCTGGCTGAGAAAG CCATCCCCTCTGCTGACCTGTCTGAGCAGATCTCTACAGCTGGCACTGAGGCCTCTGGCACTGGCAACATGAAGTTCATGCTGAATGGCGCTCTGACCATCGGCACCATGGACGGAGCCAACGTGGAGATGGCCGAGGAGGCCGGAGAGAAGAACCTCTTCATCTTCGGCATGAGAGTGGAGGAAGTGGACGCAATGGACGCCGGCAAAGG ATACCACGCCTCTGAGTACTACAACCGTATTCCCGAGCTGAAACAGGCCATGGACCAGATCTCTGGTGGCTTCTTCAGCCATAAGCAGCCAGACCTCTTCAAGGAACTTGTGGACCTGCTGATGCACCACGACAG GTTCAAGGTGTTTGCTGACTACGAAGCCTACATCAAAAGTCAGGATAAGGTCAACGAACTGTACAAG AAACCCAAGGAATGGACCAAGATGGTGATCCATAACATTGCAGGCTGTGGTAAATTCTCCAGCGACCGCACCATTTCCCAGTACGCCCGGGAGATCTGGGGCATGGAGCCCAGCCTGGAGAAGATCCCTGCCCCCGATGAGCAACTCAAATAA
- the LOC106602990 gene encoding cytochrome c oxidase subunit 8B, mitochondrial — protein MSGLIRTISTRTAPALRGPMITQRASVFTRPAKDPLGPAETVFGLGMFALAILGPSGWVLANIENYKKKE, from the exons ATGTCTGGGCTCATCAGAACTATTTCAACCCGCACTGCTCCAGCTCTGCGTGGACCTATGATCACCCAGAGGGCCAGTGTCTTCACCAGACCGGCTAAAGACCCTCTCGGCCCTGCT gAGACAGTCTTCGGACTGGGGATGTTCGCTTTGGCTATCCTGGGACCTTCCGGTTGGGTTCTCGCCAACATTGAGAACTACAAGAAGAAAGAATAA